From the Brachybacterium sillae genome, the window GGCCCGCCACGGCCAGGTCCACGAACGCCGGGAATCCCCGCTCACACCGGCGGCGGTGACCACCTCGGCACCCCGCTGGCCGCAGCGTGCCTGGAGCGAGACCAGGGCGGCCCGCTGCAGCTCGGGCGGGGCCTGCGTGATCTGCCGCCCGGGATACACGGCGAACAGGTGCGAGGTGTGACGGTGCAGATCGGTCGGGTCGTCGCGGTCGGTCTGCCACTCCTGAAGCTGCCCCCAGGAGCCGATGCGGTTCGGCGCGAGATCCGCCTGCAGGACTGCGATCCGCGTGCGATGCTCCACCAGGTCCGCAGGCACGGGCACCGCATCGGCCCCCGTGCGGGCACCGGCCTCCTCGAGGGTGGTGGCCACCTCCTGCAGGTTCTGGAACAGGTCCCACACGATCTGCTGGTCGTGCATGGCGCCGTCCTCACGGGGCCCATGCTCGGGCGACCAGCCGTCGGGCACCACCAACAACCCGTCCTCCCGCCGCACCAGGCGGGCCTCCCACAGGTCGCAGATCTCCCGGATCATCGGGTAGGCGACCTCGGCGAGGAACCGGGGATCCGGCGTGAAGGCCGCGTGGTCGGCCACGTGCTGCATCAACCAGGCACTGGCCGGGAGGTTCCACTCCCACGCGTTCCCTCCGAAGACACTGACCGAGGTGCGGGTCGTCCACCCGGGGGTGTCCTCCCCGAAGGCGTGCCGTGTGGCCACGCGGCTGGGCACGGCGATCTCGCGCAGGAACCCGATCAGCGCCTCATGCGCCTGCGGCATGTCCAGCGTCTCCGCCGCCCAGTAGTTCATCTGCAGATTGATGTTCGTGTGATAGTCCGAGGCCCACGGCGGCTGATTCGATGCGTTCCACAACCCCTGCAGGTTCGCCGGCAGACCCCGGGGCGTGAGGAGCTCAGCAGCAGGTACCAGCCGTACTCCACCACCAGCCGCTCCAGGCCCGGATCGGAGACGCCCGTGGCGTAACGACGCAGACGGGCATCGGTGGGCAGGTCCTCGACCTCGGCACCGGCGCTGCCCAGGTCGAGCAGCACACTGCCGGTGAGAGCCTGCATGGCCCGCTCGTGATCGGCCCGCAGCGCCTCCCACTCACGCCGCGCGGCCGACGCCAGTCGGGCCTCCACGGCAGGAGCGGGGTCGGGGCCGCGCCAGTCGTCCGCGGCCGAGAGGGCGTAGTCCGTGCCGGCATCGATCACCAGGGTCACCTCGGTGGCGCCGGCGACTCGGAGGGCGGCGGTCGTCGTCGCGTCCCCCGGGACCGCGGTCACGGCGCCATCGGTGCGCCCCACCCGCACGGCGACCAGGTGCCGCAACCCGTTCGTGAGCGTGCCGGAGGCCCGCAGGGTGCGACCGTCGGCATCGGCGTCGGTCGGAGCGTCCTGCGCGGACTCGAGCGTGATCGCGGCATCGAGACCGCCGACCGCGGTGCTGTGCAGGTGCAGGAGGATCACATCGGTGTCGCGATGCGCGATGGCCTCACGGGTCACGACGGCCGGTCGGCCCTTCGCGTCGGTCGCGCCGGGAAGGGTGTACACGACGCGATGCACGCCGGTGCGGAGGTCGAGGCTGCGGCGGTAGTCGGAGACGGCAGAGAGGTCCGCGGCCCCCGAGGCCCCGCCGATCTCGACCCGCACCCTGCCCGTGTCGAGATAGCAGCCGAACCCGGTCACCGAGGTGTCGAAGGCCCAGTCGGGCTGCCCGGCGAGCGCGTTGTCGTAGTCGTTGATGCCGCCCCACAACGAATGCTCGTTGAGCTGGATCTCCTCCACCGCCGGGGCGCCGAACAGCATGCCCCCGAGGCGGCCGGTGGCGATCGGCAGGGCCTGCTTCTCCCACGAGGCGGCGGGCTGGTCGTACCACAGCACGGCGTGGTCCCTCAGCTGCGCAGCACCTTCTCCATCGCCTTGCCGCGGGCCAGCTCATCCACCAGCTTGTCGAGGCGGCGGACGTTCTGCAGCAGCGGGTCCTCGATCTCCTCCACCCGCACCCCGCAGATCACGCCGGTGACGCCCGCGGCCTGCGGCGGCAGGGTCGCCTCCTCGAAGAACTGCGCGAAGGTCGTGCCGGAAGCCAGGTGGTGGTCGAGCACCGCACCGTCGTACCCGGTCAGCCAGGTGATGACCTCCCGCAGTTCGGCCTCGGTGCGGCCCTTGCGCTCGAGCTTGGTCACGTAGAGCGGGTAGACATCGGCCACGGTCATGCGGGCCACGCGCTCCTCGGCAGTGGGTCGGGGCATCAGGCGTTCCTGGGTGGGGTCGGGAGGGACGGGGCCTCGGCGGGGTCCCCCGCCGAGGAGGTGAGAGCCACCGCGGGGTGGGCATCCAGGACGGTGCGCACGGCCATATCGATCAGGCGGGCGGCGGCGCGGGCGGTCCGGTCGGCCTCATCGACCGACGGGTTCAGCTCCACCACGTCCAGCAGGCGCATCCGGCCGGTGGCCGCGGCGGCCCGCACGGCCGCACCGATCAGCGGCAGCGGTACCCCCAGGGCCGCCGGAGCCGACACCCCCGGGGCGACCGACGCCGGCAGCACGTCCAGATCGATCGTCAGGTACAGCACGTCGAGGTCCGCGGCGAACTCCTCGATCACCGCGCGGATCCCCGCCTCCCCGGCCTCCAGGCACTCCTCGTCGGTCATCCACCGCACGCCCAGTCGGCGCGCCTCGTCGAAGAGCACCTGGGTGTTCGACGGTTCGGCGATGCCGAGCACCATGTAATGCAGGTCGCGGCCGGCGGCGCGCTCGGCGTCGGCCATCTGTGCGAACGGGGTGCCCGAGGACGGCTCGTCGGCGCGCCGCAGGTCGAAGTGGGCGTCGAGGTTCAGTACACCCCAGCGTCCACCCCGGGCACCCGCCCCCTCAGTCCCGCCGCCACCCCCGGCGACGGGTGCGGAGGCGACGAGCCCCTGGTAGGAGGCCCAGGCGGTCTCGTGGCCCCCGCCCAACACCACGGTGAGGTGGTTACCGGGGGCGTCCAGGGCGCGGGTGATCTGCGCGGCGGCCTCGGCCTGGCCGCCCTCCAGATCGCGCCCCTCGTAGGTCACATCGCCGCGATCCACGATCGCGACCTCCCGGTGACCGACCGGTCCGTGCACGGCGAGGGGTCCCAGGGCGCGGCGCAGCGCCGTCGGCCCCTCCGCCGCACCGGTGCGGCCCCGATTGCGCCGCACGCCCTCGTCGCTGCGGAAGCCGAGCACCGCCACATGCTGACCTGCGGGAACGCTCCCACTGTCCGGAGCCTCCTCCCGCTGCACCACCTGGTGCCAGCGGGCGTGCTCGGGGCCGTCGCCGTCGCGGCGTCCGTCCCACAGATCGGCGGGAGTGGGGATGAGCGTCACAGTGACCTCCTCGCGGGGCGGCGGAGTCTGCGAGGGGTGCGCGTCCGCCGGGGTGGCATGCTGATCCATCATGGCAGAGCAGCCCGCGCACACCCCCGCTGCCGCCGCGGCACCGAAGGCTCCCGCGGCGGATGCGACGCTCCGCGTCCTGACCTTCCTCGCCGCCCAGAGAGGGCCGGTGCCGGCGGCTCGGGTCGCGGCTGAGCTGTCCCTTCCGCGCTCCACCACCTACGACCTCCTGGCCACCCTGGTGCAGCACGGCTATGCCCTGCACCTGGCCGCCGACCGTCAGTATGCGCTGGGTCCCGCCGCCTACGAGCTCGCCGCCGGGTATTCACGGCACGCGCCGCTGGCGCGGGTCGGCCGCCGAGCGGTGGAGCGTCTCGTCGACTCGGTGGGGGAGTCCGGGCACCTGGCCGTGCTGCATGGCGCCGACGTCCTCTACATCGTCGAGGAGCGGGCCCGCTCCCGCTCCCGCGCCTCCCTGGTCACCGACATCGGTGTGCGCCTGCCCGCCCACCTCACCGCCAGCGGCCTCGCGATGCTGGCGCAGATGCCCCCGGCGCATGTGCGCACCCTGTACGGCGGCACCGACGACTTCCTGCAGCGCACCTCCGCGCCGGACGCCCCCCACTCGCCCTCGAGCCTGCGCACCGCGCTGACGGCCGTGCGGCGCGACGGCGTCGCCTACGAGCGCGGTTTCGTCACCGAGGGTTTCAGCTCCGTGGCCGCACCGATTCTGGACCGCGCCGGCTGGCCCCTCGCCGCCGTCGCCCTGACCTGGAAGGACAGCCAGGTCGACGAGCGCCAGGTGCAGATGCTCGCCCAGGCCGTGCAGCGCACCGCCGAGGAGATCACCCGCGTCGCCACCGGCCAGCGCCGCAGCTGACCCCGCCCGCGCACCGCACAGCGCCCCGGCGAGTCACTCGTCGGGGCGCTGTGCGTCGTCGGCCCGGATCGGGCGCCGTCTCGACCAGCGGCGACGGACCCAGACATGAATATGAAACGCGGGCGTTGCGTAATCGGATCAGGTGAGGCTAACCTTTCCGACGCGACGCCGTGCATCCGCCGACGCCCACCTCTCGTCGACCGTCGCGCCGACCCGACCGTCTTCCCCGTCGTCACCCCCAAGGAGCCCCCGTGAGCGCACTGACCCGCCGCCAGCTGTCCACCCTCGTCCTCGGCACTCTCGGGGCCGGGACCCTCGCCGCCT encodes:
- a CDS encoding DUF2200 domain-containing protein, whose product is MPRPTAEERVARMTVADVYPLYVTKLERKGRTEAELREVITWLTGYDGAVLDHHLASGTTFAQFFEEATLPPQAAGVTGVICGVRVEEIEDPLLQNVRRLDKLVDELARGKAMEKVLRS
- the hutG gene encoding formimidoylglutamase, whose product is MTLIPTPADLWDGRRDGDGPEHARWHQVVQREEAPDSGSVPAGQHVAVLGFRSDEGVRRNRGRTGAAEGPTALRRALGPLAVHGPVGHREVAIVDRGDVTYEGRDLEGGQAEAAAQITRALDAPGNHLTVVLGGGHETAWASYQGLVASAPVAGGGGGTEGAGARGGRWGVLNLDAHFDLRRADEPSSGTPFAQMADAERAAGRDLHYMVLGIAEPSNTQVLFDEARRLGVRWMTDEECLEAGEAGIRAVIEEFAADLDVLYLTIDLDVLPASVAPGVSAPAALGVPLPLIGAAVRAAAATGRMRLLDVVELNPSVDEADRTARAAARLIDMAVRTVLDAHPAVALTSSAGDPAEAPSLPTPPRNA
- a CDS encoding IclR family transcriptional regulator translates to MAEQPAHTPAAAAAPKAPAADATLRVLTFLAAQRGPVPAARVAAELSLPRSTTYDLLATLVQHGYALHLAADRQYALGPAAYELAAGYSRHAPLARVGRRAVERLVDSVGESGHLAVLHGADVLYIVEERARSRSRASLVTDIGVRLPAHLTASGLAMLAQMPPAHVRTLYGGTDDFLQRTSAPDAPHSPSSLRTALTAVRRDGVAYERGFVTEGFSSVAAPILDRAGWPLAAVALTWKDSQVDERQVQMLAQAVQRTAEEITRVATGQRRS